The Amblyomma americanum isolate KBUSLIRL-KWMA chromosome 11, ASM5285725v1, whole genome shotgun sequence genome includes the window atgtgatcgatggaaacattttaaaagaaagattttgctaaatatcacaataatgaaccattaccttcaatatttccataacagtgtcttaaaattttccaattttcgaaattttcgcccgagaaagctggacatgaacTACTGAAAGCTCTAGCGTACATTAATGCTGCAACACAACACTGATGAAATGGAGCACTCACTTCAAAACTCGACCTCGGTGCCTGTTATGCAACAAACCCAAGACGTGAAAGTTGTCGAAATGACACCTCACGTCAAGCAGGTGAGGCGCGCAGCCTTGGGGGTCGTAAACCTGTAGCTCAGCCTTGAAGCACACACCGTTGTGCAATAAttaattagcgctgaaatgccgCTTGCAAACGACTATAATTGGCTTTCACCCACCGTGCCACACAGTCTGTCGCCTGCAACGCTTGACCAGCTATGCGGACGACGCTACGTACGGTGCATACACATCTGCATCGAAGTACAAAGCCCGTTTGCAGACGACATCGCCCTGTCGATCGTCTGCATCGGGCGTCGCATGGTTCGCAGCGCTCTTAATCACAGCATGCAACGCTTGAATGCATCAGGTACTACACGTCCGCATAGACCCGGAATATGCTGCGTAGGTAGCGCTCGAGCTTTGATCATATGCGATGAAAAGAAATAAACATCAGCGCGCGTTGTATCGCGACGCGATGAATGGTTCGTGCATGGTTTCGGTCATACATTCTTTACACGCGCCAGTAGCGTGATGACGGGAAGGAGTTCGCGCAACCTCCGGGACCCAAATGTGTTGCGTGAAGGTCTTCCGCACGTTTTGGAGACTTACCCAACCAAGCAACGACAGAATGGAAGTACTCGATTGCCGCTGAGTGGGAACTAATGTGCTGTGAGGCACGTCCAGCGAATGCACATCCGCAGGGACTGCACAACTCCGCGCGGGACAAGTGTAGTTATCATTGCGAAAACAGTGCCTCCGCGTGTATAACCTGGCTTCGTCACCTCTGATACGGCCAGCACAGattccttctttatttttctcgcgCAAAGCAAAAGGAGGGCGCATTATCACCCCGTGTCGCGCGCATGCAAAGGATCTCCAGCTGCGACAATTGCACCCCGCGGCAAACTCGAAGAGAGGGAGGCGCGCGTGACAGGGTCAATTTATGCGCAGCTTTCAGATATGCGTTTTAGCAATAACGCGAGCTGCGCTGAAATGAACGTAGAGgtgggagaaaaaaaataaaatacgaaAAAACTTACCCGACTTCGAGAGGCGGCGCGCAAACTTGTTCACGACGAAGGCCATCGTCGAAGCAAGTCGGTCGAGCCGTcgtcgttgaaaaaaaaaaaattgcaagcggAACACTACTGACACAAAAGCACTAAAAAAGAAGCGAGGAAGCACGAAGGAAGCAAAATATCCTGCGATCGCTGATTTTGAGCCCGCACCAAGTCTTGTTTCTTTCCAACGTCGTTTCCGCCGATGCGCAAAGTTGCGGTAAGGCCTGTTCCTTTTCGACGGCGGCGCTAAAAACACCACAACACTCGTTGTTTATGGCACACACAGCGGCACGTCGACTTCGACGGTCGGCTGTGCAGCACGTCGTTCAGAACGGCGAAGCAAGTCGGTGTGTCCGCACAAAAAACGCACGGAGCGGCCGGAAACATGATTACCCGACCACTATAATCTCTCCCACGCCTTGCGTTGGCCGAGCGATGAGGGAGGTTTGCCGACTTGCTTCCAGCACAACTGGAGGTCCACGATCCAGGTGCAGACGACGATAGCGGGCCGTAGCGTACTACAATAGCAGACGATGCTCCTCTCGTCGCCGCCGAGGTTCGCACGCAAACAATGGGGAGGGGGGCGCCGCACGCTCGAGATTAGCAAAAACTTGGCAGGCGCACGCGACTCAGCTGCGCGGCGGACGAACGGGAAACAACAGCCCGCGGCGGCAACGCGGAGCAGCCTCCTGTTGGATCACAGCCATGATTCACAAGCTTCATAATAATCACCAGGAACACCACCACGCGTTGCATCGTGGGATACGCAGCGCCCCCACCAGTGTCCCCTCCtagaagcgtttcggtgcaggtgggctggaaacgctgattggtcgatgggatgcgcttctccgtgacgtttttctgcttctccctcgttctcaaccggacgtgggttcgccgcgcctctctcggcctgtccctagagtgcctagggaatcgctagggccggctggccggccgccgggcgtgcgtggtctgcgggcattctcttcgtgagcgtaggcggcggcgcgcgcgtttcggaagctgtccaggtatggcttttttttttttgcgtggtgcgctcgtcggcgcagccagctgaaatttctgtacagttcttgcttccacgacattgcgacgacccccaaaaggcgctgacccgcgagaaatcgccagcgacataaaggtacgcattttatctcaaatttcgcttcatgaagtgctgtaccgcttacctacatgccttgcgcattccaggacctcgttttcctgctgcaggagcacgtcgtgctggtgttcaaaattttgcaactccattacgacgacccacataaggtgcggtttgaggaccgccggcgtcgccatctgaaccgccgtctgacagccacgatgaagcgcttgtctggcgtgcacgttctcaatcacgaggtaagggttgaacaacgttttcgcaagttttctcgtgcagaactcgccaaattgcggcgcttgtaacgtaactttttttgcagcatcgtttcctggatgcttctggcgagccgatgctgtccttgtttgccgcagaccggggcatcgaccagaaagattatcgtcgcggccctcgtcaagatctacggaccagggatagcgtcggcttcaagggcaagaccaggagaggtgtacgtcgtgcaccggtgtcgtcggtgcggagccaaagggcacaagacggaccactgtgggcctactgctcaccgcgccgccacgccgctgcaggtcgcggttgaagtgctcctgcaaacggccctttttagggccacctcattgtttcctggcagatcgcgagcgtcccgtttcgtgcccgtattccctctctgtcgaaatcgaagccagacatcaaaatcgcgcggtgtgagctagtaaatcgctggtagagacaaaaactcgtgcttgtatacagacttacccatctccagtgcgcctttgtttatttccgtaggcactactcgcgctttgtagaaatcgacgccagccgcgaaattttacatgttagacctcgctacagcattagcgcagcgtgccttcgtctctttacgttctaacttttatgcaccgcacctttgtttgctcgttacttttgttcttttcagtcgtttcctgaatccgtccaaagagccgggctaaatggatgattatggaaccacatggcgattgcactgcatacagcacgactttggtccctgtgtttttaaataaaaacatcagatgtcgaaggtcatggtcgtgtccgaggatggcttccacagctggggcctaaccatagggaccgcacacgctttgtcgtcgttgccaagtggagaggcccaagatggctggcatccttaataaagatcccttctcggggccgctttagtgtttcctggcagatcacgcgctttccaccctgtgcacatgctctcatttccaattaaaaaggtcctttaataacaagatgttgcatggtacttgaacaatagcggctacaatgacaaaggtgaagaagtgctggagttacacggaaataaaaaaggttgggggtgcccacataacaacctgaaatggttttggacaggactcctagttaattgcatttggaagagaaagacaaggtttaattttgcagtgtaagcttgcttctctagaatgaacagagaacgttgcctcgcactgtttgggccaccttccttgaccccatgaaaaaaaaaaggatgcctctgggaaactatttgcggaatttccgccccccccccccccgcccctcgattcagaaggggggggggggtgacggccttttctttgtcgggctcggcgcgacgcacgatggacaagacggcgaaaggaagggggctgtcagtgacgcatgttccgcgctcttcgcttagccagcgtacaagtcccttcgacagcctgaaatgccttcggtgggcatcgtcacgcatgtcgaaaagattgtcatgcacgtgcgaccgccgataacattccttgcaagcttattcattgccgtgaaaatcgggcggtgagcatttctggtgcgaagtgaaggaacttagtaaggtctgcaaggaaagaccttacgcaactttactggggcatagccgcctttccgaaattaaccgtgacaagtgcctagctttctttggattccagcgaagttgcagctgtacctccgaatcctcctcgcccgttcccacgcggcttcgcatgccatgtcgccatgtgcggtaaaaagaacagtttgcagagtttaaatggttcaagtatgaagctatgcaatgaagccaattacagacttctgtacaacagctagaggaatttcaagagcatgctgtgtgatggtagtcaaaactaatgcagtcaactattatttcgtatttttttgaccaaacagacatgaaatgtctgaagatgaatgtgtaccaaacacatcggtgcatcagttaattgtgatgcgtgaaaaaaattgtactaacatataaatgcccatatgtcgtcataatcaggaatactgaagaattaaggaaaataaaaggtttttttttttgttcaggctcacacacctgctacaaacatctttatacgcgtacgtaacaatttatgactctgtaagaagcattttgggtaaaaagtacagtatggcagaaaggagtctttaggaaatgcactgtgtagaaatagccgtaccaatttcatgtgatcgttcgataaatgtaacaaataccgtgcaaacaagctcgctgcatagtatagtttttttgcaagttactggttgcagaccgctctgcagtcactggactgtgattgtgtaagtactgcatgacagtgcatggattgcacagcagttgcttgttcatttcgtttaccaccatcatttgtaagaaggggccatttctcata containing:
- the LOC144110937 gene encoding uncharacterized protein LOC144110937; translated protein: MPCAFQDLVFLLQEHVVLVFKILQLHYDDPHKVRFEDRRRRHLNRRLTATMKRLSGVHVLNHEHRFLDASGEPMLSLFAADRGIDQKDYRRGPRQDLRTRDSVGFKGKTRRGVRRAPVSSVRSQRAQDGPLWAYCSPRRHAAAGRG